A section of the Clostridium felsineum DSM 794 genome encodes:
- the minC gene encoding septum site-determining protein MinC, with protein MIRDGITIKGNKEGLNVIININSFKDFDEMLETFIEKLSKGKRFYKGCTLKITTQLREIDERNTRRLKDVLFDEFLIKDCIFEDSDEKKNKVFSGIYEGRTKFLRRTIRSGQIIRYSGNVVIVGDANPGSEIYAGGNIIVFGVLRGDVHAGFSGNEKAIIAALRLEPKILQISNRISRAPEDDSKPDYPEVARLKGDSIIVEPYSPNKFI; from the coding sequence ATGATTAGGGACGGAATAACTATTAAGGGAAATAAAGAGGGATTAAATGTAATAATAAATATAAATAGTTTCAAAGATTTTGATGAAATGTTGGAGACTTTTATAGAAAAGCTATCCAAGGGAAAAAGATTTTACAAAGGATGTACACTAAAGATCACTACACAGCTGAGGGAAATAGATGAAAGAAATACAAGAAGGCTTAAGGATGTTTTATTTGATGAATTTTTGATAAAGGATTGTATTTTTGAAGATAGTGATGAAAAGAAAAACAAGGTATTTAGTGGAATTTATGAGGGAAGAACTAAATTTTTAAGAAGGACTATAAGAAGTGGGCAGATTATTAGATATTCAGGAAATGTAGTTATAGTAGGAGATGCTAACCCTGGTTCGGAAATTTATGCTGGTGGAAATATAATTGTTTTTGGTGTATTAAGAGGGGATGTACATGCTGGATTTAGCGGAAATGAAAAAGCTATAATTGCTGCCTTAAGGCTTGAACCTAAAATACTTCAAATTTCAAATAGAATTTCTAGAGCGCCAGAGGATGACAGTAAACCTGATTATCCAGAAGTAGCAAGACTTAAAGGAGATTCTATAATAGTTGAACCATATTCTCCTAATAAATTTATATAA
- the minD gene encoding septum site-determining protein MinD: MGEAIVITSGKGGVGKTTTTANIGTALAAMKKKVVLVDGDTGLRNLDVLMGLENRIVFTLLDVVEGNCRLKQALIKDKHYENLALLPTAQTRDKNDVKPEQMLKLVNELKEEFDYVIIDCPAGIEQGFENAVIGADRAIIVVNPEVTSVRDADRVIGKIDAKGIEDHQVIVNRIDYEMVKRGDMLGIEDVIDNLAIKLIGVVPNDKQITVSTNKGEPIVLNQTANAGKAFRDIARRVLGEEVPFEKYETPTGFIATIKKLFNK; this comes from the coding sequence ATGGGAGAAGCTATAGTAATAACATCTGGAAAGGGCGGAGTTGGAAAGACTACAACTACTGCCAATATTGGTACAGCACTTGCAGCAATGAAAAAAAAGGTTGTATTAGTTGACGGTGATACAGGTCTTAGAAATTTAGATGTTCTTATGGGTCTTGAAAATAGAATAGTATTTACGCTTCTTGATGTAGTAGAGGGAAATTGTAGATTAAAGCAAGCGTTAATTAAGGATAAGCATTATGAAAATTTGGCATTACTTCCTACAGCGCAAACAAGAGATAAAAATGATGTAAAGCCAGAGCAAATGCTTAAATTAGTAAATGAGCTTAAAGAAGAGTTCGATTATGTTATTATAGACTGTCCGGCAGGAATTGAACAGGGCTTTGAGAATGCTGTAATTGGTGCAGATAGGGCAATAATTGTTGTTAATCCAGAGGTTACATCTGTAAGAGATGCAGATAGAGTTATTGGCAAAATAGATGCTAAAGGAATAGAAGATCATCAAGTTATTGTAAATAGAATTGATTATGAAATGGTTAAGCGTGGAGATATGCTTGGTATTGAAGACGTTATAGATAATCTTGCTATAAAGCTTATAGGTGTAGTTCCAAATGATAAGCAAATAACAGTATCTACTAATAAAGGAGAGCCTATAGTATTAAACCAAACTGCCAACGCAGGCAAGGCATTTAGAGATATTGCTAGAAGAGTTCTTGGTGAAGAGGTTCCTTTTGAAAAATATGAAACCCCAACAGGATTTATTGCAACAATTAAAAAACTATTTAATAAATAA
- the minE gene encoding cell division topological specificity factor MinE: MDLFSFFSGKNSSKQVAKERLKLILIHDRADLSPELLELIKGEILNVITKYVEIDNSDIEVKLTRTDVEEGNSPALIANIPIRSMKTRKQ; the protein is encoded by the coding sequence ATGGATTTGTTTAGTTTTTTTTCTGGAAAAAATTCGTCCAAGCAAGTTGCTAAAGAACGATTAAAGTTAATACTCATACATGATAGAGCAGATTTATCTCCTGAATTATTAGAGCTTATAAAAGGAGAAATCTTAAATGTAATTACAAAATATGTAGAGATAGATAATTCTGATATTGAAGTAAAGCTTACTAGAACTGATGTGGAAGAAGGAAACTCTCCAGCGTTAATTGCAAATATACCTATTAGATCTATGAAAACTAGAAAACAATAG